GGGAAATGGCTTCGTATTTCTTTCGGATAGTATCGATGAAATGGTCCTTGAAAACTATTCCCAAGATATCCTGTACGCGCTTTCTATCCCATTCATGGTTGAAAAAAATACATTTTTGCTCGGGGGAAGCATTGGTATAGCAAGTTACCCTCAACACGGTGAAACGTTGGATGAACTCCTGAGTTCAGCGGAGCTTGCTTTAAGAGAAGCTAAAAAGAGCATGAATATGGCGCTTGTCTTTACCAGTGAAATGGAAATAAACAACCGATATAAGATGCGAGTCGAGCAAAGATTAAGACAAGCAATCAAACAAAAGTCACCTTATGTGGTGTATCAGCCTCAGTTAGATTCAACTGGGCAGCTCTATGGTGTTGAAGTATTAGTCCGTTGGACTGACGAGGAACTCGGTGAAGTTAGCCCGACAAGTTTTATTGCTATAGCTGAATCGTCTGGGCTAATTGTGGCGCTAGGCGAATTAGTGCTTTCTAAAGCATTTAGAGAGCTAGAACAAATTCAAAAACGTCAGGACACTAAGTTTCAGATATCGCTAAATGTTTCAATTCGTCAATTCATGAGTGAAAATTTCGTAGAAGGATTAAAAAGACGAATTGTGATGTACAATCTCGATCCAGCCTATATCACATTGGAGATAACAGAAAACGTATTCATTGAAGACCTAGAAAAAATGAAGCCAATCTTTGATGAATTGAGAGCCTATTCAATTAAAATTTCGCTAGATGATTTTGGAACAGGTTATTCTTCTTTGAGTATGCTTACCGAAATCAAATTAGATGAATTAAAGATAGATAAAAACTTTGTGGATAATATTCATATCGACCCTCAGTCTTTAACTATGGTAAAAAATATTATTGCGATAGGAAAAAATTACAATATGTCAGTGTTAGCTGAGGGTGTGGAAACTATCGATCAAAAAGAAATGTTGAAACGCTGCGGATGTGACGCATTTCAAGGTTATTTTTACTCAAAGCCAATTATGTTTTATGAGCTAGAAGAATACATAAAGACGTTTTGCGGTAATGATAATGTTATTCGAATGACAAATAGCCAAATGAAATACAACAAATAATTGGTTTATCACATTGTAATCTAACAACAATCTACCTGCTTAACGATATCCCATACATGGTTCTAATATCTTCTGTTGCATAGCTCTATTAACTATCTTTTTTAAATCTTAATTCCCCACTTAAACATAACTAATTGAAATATAGAGTTAAATTCCTTTTAAGTCATTTACGCCATTTGTAGCATTAAAGGTCTGTCTTTAAGAGTTTTAAATCACAATTCCATTTTCATTAAAAATTCATAATGCAGTTATCAACTTGCAGTAAGGGCCATACTGTCCTGCTAAAAGTTGAAAACATACTAATAAGGAATATAGGTAATTCAATGAATATGAAACTGAAAAGTGTAATGATGGGCGCTGCTATTGCATCGATCGCTACTATGCCGCTAAGCAATGCCATAGCGAAAGATTACCCACCAAGAACTATCTCCATGGTTGCTCCATCAGGTGCTGGCGGCGGTTGGGATCTTACGATACGTACAGTAGCTAAAACGCTAAAGGATACAGGTTTAGTAGAATCAAATATGCCAGTAACTAACCGTCCTGGTGGCGGTGGTGCGGTAAACTTAGCTTACATGCAAACTCAAAAAGATAGTGACAAACTGATCTCAGTTTATTCCCCCTATTTTGCTCACAAATCTGACGGGTGCAAGTAAGTATAGCTATCAAGATACGACACCTTTAGCCCGTTTAATTACCGATTATGGTGCTTTCGTTGTATCTAAAAACTCCAAATACACGTCTATCAATGAAATAATGGAAGCGCTTAAGAAAGACCCTAAATCAGTGAAGATTGGCGGTACATCTTCTGCTGGTTCAATGGACCATATTCAATTTTTAATTATTGCTCAAGCTGCAGGTGTTCCTAATCTTCGTCAGATCGATTACATTTCTTTCCAAGATGGTGGCGCTGTTGCACAGGTTCTTGGTGGCCACGTTGACCTTATTTCTACTGGTCTTGGCGATGTTTCGTCTTTAGTTAAAAGTGGTGACCTACGCGCTTTAGCCCATACAGCAGACAAGCGTGTTGGTGAAGGTTTGGTGGCTGAAATTCCTACAGTAAAAGAACAAGGTATCGATGCTACGTTTGAAAACTGGCGTGGATTGTTTGGCCCTAAAGATATGCCTGATTATGCAGTGACTTTCTGGAATAAAACGCTAAAAGAAATGGTAGCAACACCAGAATGGGCAGAAGCTCGTAAGCGTAATGGCTGGGATGATGCTTATCAGAATGGAGAAGACTTTACTAAGTTCCTTTCAAAAACCAATGACCAATATAAAGCAATCTTAGCTGAAATATTTGCTAAATAATTAGTTAGTTTAATTTGAGTAGGAGGGAATGGTCCCTCTTACTTTTCTCTATATTCAATGTTCCTCAAAAAACTCCTAACATAAGGTTATTCCATGGATAGCAATAATGTTCGCCCAAACTGGGACGGATTTACGGGTTTGTTTAGCGTAGCATTTGGCCTGATATACGGTGGTCATGCCTATACCATGCCGAGAGCGATGTTTGGCAACCCAATGGACCCAATCTACTTCCCTTTAAGTATTGCAGCTTTAGCAATTTTAATTGGCGTACTTTTGTTGGTTAAAAGCAACTTGAAAGCTACTATCGCGGCATTTACAAATATTATTAATGAAGACGCAAGTCGAAAAAACGATCGAAGAAGAATCTTTTATACCTGCATTATTTCGGTTGCATACGCAATGTCGTTTGAGCATCTTGGTTATGTCATTAGTACGTTTTTATTTATGACCGCAATGTTGACGATTACTAGCGGACGCAGTGATTGGAAAAAAGTATAGCGGTTGCGGTTGTTTTCTCTGCGACAGTCTTCTTTATATTCAACACGTTACTGGCTGTAAGTCTCCCACCTCTACCATTTATGGAATAAGGCGAAAATCATGACTGATGTATTAGCTAACTTAATCAATGGTTTTGGCGTTGCACTACAACCATATCATTTATTACTCGTGACCGTCGGTGGCATATTAGGTACGATAGTCGGAATGCTACCCGGTTTAGGCCCTGCAACAGGTGTTGCGGTACTGCTACCAATGACATTTGCAATGGGACCAACAGCTGCACTTATTACCATGACGGGTGTGTATATAGGCGCAATGTTTGGTGGGTCTCGTAGCTCCATTCTTATTAATACTCCTGGAGATGGAGCTGCATTGGCGGCCACCTTCGATGGTTATCCGATGGCAATGCAAGGGCGTGCCGAATCGGCACTGGCTATTTCTGCTATTGCTTCCTTAATTGGCGGTACTATTGCTGCTGTCTTAATGACATTATTAGCCGAACCTGTTGCAGGTTTTGCTTTGAAGTTTGGACCTGCAGAATATTTCCTTTTGATGGTTGCGGCTTTATCGATGACAGCATCAATGTCGAAAAACAATATGTTAAAGGGTTTCCTTTCAATGGTGATAGGGTTGGCCATAGCGACAATTGGGATTGATGCACAATCTGGTCTTGACCGTTTTACCTTTGGCAACTTAGAGCTTCAAACCGGTGTTGATTTCTTAGTTGTAATTATCGGTATTTACGCGATGGGAGAGGTATTTAAAAGCTTCCGCTCTCTAAGTGAAGGGACTAAGAAAGCACAGACTAAATTCAAACGTATTTGGATTGGTGGTGATGACTGGAAACGTTCAAAGTGGCCAATTCTAAGAAGTGCTCCTGTTGGTTTCATCATCGGGTCTCTTCCGGGAGCTGGTGGTACTATGGCTTCGCTAATGTGTTACAACAACGAAAAGCAACTATCTAAAAACAGTGAAGAATTCGGTAATGGTGCGATAGAAGGTTTGGCAGCTCCAGAGTCTGCAAACAATGCAGCGTCAATTGGTGCGATGATTCCTATGCTATCTCTTGGTGTTCCGGGGTCAGGTACAACTGCCGTCATGATGGGTGCACTTTTGATGCTAGGTATT
The DNA window shown above is from Vibrio algarum and carries:
- a CDS encoding tripartite tricarboxylate transporter substrate binding protein encodes the protein MLTNLTGASKYSYQDTTPLARLITDYGAFVVSKNSKYTSINEIMEALKKDPKSVKIGGTSSAGSMDHIQFLIIAQAAGVPNLRQIDYISFQDGGAVAQVLGGHVDLISTGLGDVSSLVKSGDLRALAHTADKRVGEGLVAEIPTVKEQGIDATFENWRGLFGPKDMPDYAVTFWNKTLKEMVATPEWAEARKRNGWDDAYQNGEDFTKFLSKTNDQYKAILAEIFAK
- a CDS encoding tripartite tricarboxylate transporter TctB family protein encodes the protein MDSNNVRPNWDGFTGLFSVAFGLIYGGHAYTMPRAMFGNPMDPIYFPLSIAALAILIGVLLLVKSNLKATIAAFTNIINEDASRKNDRRRIFYTCIISVAYAMSFEHLGYVISTFLFMTAMLTITSGRSDWKKV
- a CDS encoding tripartite tricarboxylate transporter permease; the protein is MTDVLANLINGFGVALQPYHLLLVTVGGILGTIVGMLPGLGPATGVAVLLPMTFAMGPTAALITMTGVYIGAMFGGSRSSILINTPGDGAALAATFDGYPMAMQGRAESALAISAIASLIGGTIAAVLMTLLAEPVAGFALKFGPAEYFLLMVAALSMTASMSKNNMLKGFLSMVIGLAIATIGIDAQSGLDRFTFGNLELQTGVDFLVVIIGIYAMGEVFKSFRSLSEGTKKAQTKFKRIWIGGDDWKRSKWPILRSAPVGFIIGSLPGAGGTMASLMCYNNEKQLSKNSEEFGNGAIEGLAAPESANNAASIGAMIPMLSLGVPGSGTTAVMMGALLMLGIQPGPLLFTQYPDTAWGLIASMFVANFILAFVNIPLAGVLVRVLAIPPKILYPIVLGLAFVGCYAISSSVIDFYILTILGVAGVVMKRANIPTAPMILAVIVGGTMEQSFRQAYRIANQDMSIFVGSTVSQVLILITLLSIALPLLGTLRKRKNVAAA